Proteins from one Salaquimonas pukyongi genomic window:
- the guaB gene encoding IMP dehydrogenase has product MSSIIHTSTGEIALTFDDVLLQPGHSRVMPGQVDIRTRVADGIDLNLPILSAAMDTVTESRLAIAMAQAGGMGVIHRNLTPAEQAEEVRQVKKFESGMVVNPLVIGPEATLEDALGLMKSNGISGIPVVQNGGSGGHVTGKLIGILTNRDVRFASNPKQKVSELMTQENLITVRDGVSQDDARKLLHQHRIEKLLVTDAEGRCIGLITVKDMEKSQLNPNAAKDGQGRLRVAAATSVGDDGHERAERLIDAGADMVVVDTAHGHSQRVLDAVTRVKKLSNAVRIVAGNVATAEGTKALIDAGADAVKVGIGPGSICTTRIVAGVGVPQLSAIMSAVEVANRSGIPVIADGGIKYSGDLAKAIAAGASVVMVGSLLAGTEESPGEVYLHQGRSYKAYRGMGSVGAMARGSADRYFQAEVSDTHKLVPEGIEGQVAYKGAASHVIHQLAGGLRAAMGYVGGTSITDFQEKATFVRITGAGLTESHAHNITITRESPNYHRN; this is encoded by the coding sequence GATTCTGTCGGCGGCAATGGATACGGTGACCGAGTCGCGGCTGGCCATTGCCATGGCGCAGGCCGGCGGCATGGGGGTGATCCATCGCAACCTGACTCCGGCCGAACAGGCCGAAGAAGTTCGCCAGGTCAAGAAATTCGAATCGGGCATGGTGGTCAATCCGCTGGTCATCGGTCCGGAAGCGACGCTGGAGGATGCCCTTGGCCTGATGAAAAGCAACGGCATCTCCGGCATTCCGGTTGTTCAAAACGGCGGGTCGGGCGGCCACGTTACCGGCAAGCTGATCGGCATTCTGACCAACCGCGATGTCCGCTTTGCCTCAAATCCGAAGCAGAAGGTCAGCGAATTGATGACCCAGGAGAACCTGATCACCGTTCGCGACGGCGTCAGCCAGGACGATGCCCGCAAACTGCTGCACCAGCACCGGATCGAAAAACTGCTGGTAACCGATGCCGAAGGCCGCTGCATCGGCCTGATCACCGTCAAGGACATGGAAAAATCGCAACTCAACCCCAACGCCGCCAAGGACGGGCAGGGCCGCCTGCGGGTCGCTGCAGCCACCAGCGTTGGCGACGATGGTCATGAGCGCGCCGAACGCCTGATCGATGCCGGTGCCGACATGGTGGTGGTCGATACTGCCCACGGGCATTCCCAGCGCGTGCTGGACGCCGTGACGCGGGTCAAGAAGCTGTCCAATGCCGTACGCATCGTTGCCGGTAACGTCGCAACGGCAGAGGGCACCAAGGCGTTGATCGATGCCGGTGCCGACGCCGTGAAAGTCGGCATCGGACCAGGCTCCATTTGCACCACACGCATTGTTGCCGGTGTCGGCGTTCCCCAGCTGTCGGCCATCATGTCGGCAGTGGAGGTTGCAAACCGCAGCGGCATTCCGGTCATCGCCGATGGCGGCATCAAGTATTCCGGCGATCTGGCCAAGGCCATCGCCGCCGGCGCCTCGGTGGTAATGGTGGGATCCCTGCTGGCAGGCACCGAGGAAAGCCCCGGCGAGGTCTATCTGCATCAGGGCCGGTCCTACAAGGCCTATCGCGGCATGGGATCGGTTGGCGCCATGGCGCGCGGTTCTGCAGACCGTTATTTCCAGGCTGAAGTCAGCGATACCCACAAGCTTGTTCCCGAAGGGATTGAAGGGCAGGTGGCCTATAAGGGGGCAGCTTCCCACGTCATACACCAGCTTGCCGGCGGCTTGCGGGCCGCCATGGGCTATGTCGGCGGGACGTCGATTACCGACTTCCAGGAAAAGGCCACCTTTGTTCGGATCACCGGCGCCGGCCTGACCGAAAGTCACGCCCACAACATCACGATTACCCGCGAAAGCCCCAACTACCACCGAAACTAG
- a CDS encoding MAPEG family protein produces the protein MDILMELWAYAPDLKVKLLCLAFAAQIVLTIVAYSKLSKARIAAIKAGKVEPETFKATRDEPDELRVFSRAVANQFELPVIFYALVAASLALKVTSWLTVLLAFAFVVFRYLHLQEMTGRHNVFRRRRLFFRSVQIILLMLAEFVLSALLFAQG, from the coding sequence ATGGACATCTTGATGGAGCTCTGGGCGTATGCGCCCGATCTGAAGGTCAAACTGCTGTGCCTGGCTTTTGCGGCTCAGATCGTTCTGACGATTGTCGCCTATTCGAAACTGTCGAAGGCCCGCATTGCTGCCATCAAGGCAGGAAAGGTCGAGCCGGAAACCTTCAAGGCAACCCGCGATGAACCGGATGAATTGCGGGTCTTTTCGCGTGCCGTGGCAAACCAGTTCGAACTGCCGGTTATCTTCTATGCCCTTGTGGCGGCAAGTCTTGCGCTCAAGGTGACCAGTTGGCTCACCGTCCTCCTGGCCTTTGCCTTTGTTGTTTTCCGCTATTTGCACCTGCAGGAAATGACGGGGCGTCACAATGTGTTTCGCCGCCGCCGCCTGTTTTTTCGCAGCGTGCAGATAATCCTGCTCATGCTGGCTGAATTCGTCCTTTCAGCCCTGCTGTTCGCACAGGGATAG
- a CDS encoding RsmB/NOP family class I SAM-dependent RNA methyltransferase has protein sequence MRLGGRVQAAIEVLEDMAARKRPAAQALRDWGLSHRFAGSGDRSAIGNLVYDTLRKQASAAWLMGDDSPHAAVFLTLQRDWDVGLEQLREAFQGDRFAPAIPEEKLLAAESKDTAFADAHVEADVPEWCVPSFEEAFEEEWVAEAKALAARPPLDLRVNTLKADRDKVIRALSSTGAKNTAIARNGIRIAPGKGARRLPNVQAEPAYQKGWFEIQDEGSQIAADLVFARRGEQVLDYCAGGGGKTLALAAGMENRGQVHAHDADKNRLAPIFERLKRAGVRNVQVHSPRAPRDDLSPLEGRMDRVLVDAPCTGSGTWRRRPDAKWRLTPAMLETRMDEQAAALDEAARYVRPEGYLAYVTCSVFAEENEQQAYAFCERHAGWELLSAGEVWQDLFGFDKAKPWSSDMKCITLTPASTGTDGFFFAVMQRSK, from the coding sequence GTGCGTCTGGGCGGAAGGGTACAAGCGGCGATTGAAGTCCTGGAGGATATGGCAGCGCGCAAGCGGCCGGCGGCACAGGCGCTTCGCGATTGGGGGCTGTCGCACCGCTTTGCCGGTTCCGGCGACCGCTCTGCGATCGGCAATCTTGTCTATGATACACTGCGCAAGCAGGCCTCCGCTGCATGGCTGATGGGTGACGATAGCCCCCATGCGGCCGTCTTTCTCACTTTGCAGCGCGACTGGGATGTCGGACTGGAGCAATTGCGCGAAGCTTTCCAGGGTGACCGCTTCGCCCCAGCGATCCCGGAAGAAAAACTGCTGGCGGCAGAAAGCAAGGACACGGCCTTTGCCGATGCCCATGTCGAGGCGGATGTACCAGAATGGTGTGTTCCCTCCTTTGAGGAGGCATTTGAAGAGGAGTGGGTCGCAGAGGCCAAGGCCCTTGCCGCCCGCCCGCCGCTTGATCTTCGCGTCAATACGCTGAAGGCAGACCGGGACAAGGTGATCAGGGCGCTTTCTTCCACCGGCGCAAAAAATACCGCGATTGCCCGCAACGGCATTCGAATTGCGCCGGGCAAGGGCGCGCGCCGCCTGCCGAATGTGCAGGCCGAGCCCGCCTATCAGAAGGGCTGGTTCGAAATCCAGGACGAGGGCAGCCAGATCGCCGCCGATCTGGTGTTCGCGCGTCGTGGTGAACAGGTGCTCGACTATTGCGCCGGTGGTGGAGGCAAGACGCTGGCACTTGCCGCAGGGATGGAAAATCGTGGCCAGGTCCACGCCCATGATGCCGACAAGAACCGCCTTGCTCCGATTTTCGAGCGGCTCAAGCGTGCCGGGGTGCGTAATGTGCAGGTCCATTCCCCCCGGGCTCCCAGAGATGATCTTTCGCCCCTTGAAGGGCGCATGGACCGGGTATTGGTGGATGCGCCCTGCACCGGTTCGGGAACCTGGCGGCGGCGCCCGGATGCCAAATGGCGGTTGACGCCCGCCATGCTGGAAACGCGAATGGACGAGCAGGCGGCGGCGCTGGACGAAGCAGCCCGATATGTCCGCCCGGAAGGCTATCTTGCTTATGTCACCTGCTCGGTCTTCGCCGAGGAGAACGAGCAGCAGGCCTATGCGTTCTGCGAGCGCCATGCAGGCTGGGAGCTGCTGTCGGCTGGTGAGGTCTGGCAGGATTTGTTCGGTTTCGACAAGGCAAAGCCCTGGTCCTCGGACATGAAATGCATCACGCTGACACCCGCTTCGACCGGCACGGACGGCTTCTTCTTTGCGGTAATGCAGCGCTCCAAATAG
- a CDS encoding TspO/MBR family protein, producing MTLARPALIRPVIVFVTLALGVGFAMSFLFPVGEWYGELNKPFFNPPNWVFGPVWTVLYIMIGFAGALAWRRNPKSGAVRVWFAQLILNGAWTAVFFGAKQIELALAVIMILLLLILSFTGETRKEVPLASWLFVPYLLWVSFAAMLNAAISSLN from the coding sequence ATGACCCTCGCCAGACCTGCCCTCATCAGACCTGTCATTGTCTTTGTCACCCTTGCCCTGGGGGTCGGGTTTGCCATGTCCTTTTTGTTCCCGGTGGGCGAATGGTATGGGGAACTGAACAAGCCGTTTTTCAACCCGCCCAACTGGGTGTTTGGTCCGGTCTGGACGGTGCTCTACATCATGATCGGCTTCGCCGGTGCGCTGGCCTGGCGGCGGAACCCGAAATCTGGTGCGGTAAGGGTCTGGTTTGCACAGCTCATCCTCAATGGCGCGTGGACGGCAGTCTTCTTCGGCGCGAAACAGATTGAGCTTGCGCTGGCCGTCATCATGATCCTGCTCTTGTTAATTCTTTCCTTTACCGGCGAAACACGGAAGGAAGTACCGCTCGCTTCCTGGCTGTTTGTTCCATATCTTTTGTGGGTATCCTTTGCGGCGATGCTGAACGCGGCCATATCGAGTTTGAACTGA
- the guaA gene encoding glutamine-hydrolyzing GMP synthase — protein sequence MPDALTSHPDTVLIVDFGSQVTQLIARRVREAGVYSEIVPFQSAQEGFKRLKPKAVILSGGPASATETDSPGAPEVVFDSGLPVLGICYGQQTMCAQLGGKVEGGHHREFGRAFVEVVRPSALFEGVWEAGESHQVWMSHGDRVTQLPKGFEVIAASPNAPYAATADEARRYYAVQFHPEVVHTPDGAKLISNFVHKIAGLKGDWTMAAYKEQAIAAIRDQVGKGRVICGLSGGVDSSVAALLIHEAVGDQLTCILVDHGLMRKDEAAEVVSMFREHYNIPLVHVDAADTFVGALEGEADPEVKRKTIGKLFIDVFEEEARKLGGADFLAQGTLYPDVIESVSFTGGPSVTIKSHHNVGGLPERMNMKLVEPLRELFKDEVRALGRELGLPDSFIGRHPFPGPGLAIRLPGGVTREKIRILQEADAIYLDEIRKAGLYDAIWQAFAVLLPVQTVGVMGDGRTYEYVCALRAVTSVDGMTADFYHYDMEFLGKAATRIINEVRGINRVVYDVTSKPPGTIEWE from the coding sequence ATGCCCGATGCGCTTACTTCCCATCCCGATACCGTTCTCATCGTCGATTTCGGCAGTCAGGTCACCCAGCTGATCGCCCGCCGTGTCCGGGAAGCAGGCGTTTATTCCGAGATCGTACCCTTCCAGTCGGCGCAAGAAGGTTTCAAGCGGTTAAAGCCAAAGGCGGTGATCCTGTCGGGCGGGCCTGCCTCGGCCACCGAGACGGACAGCCCAGGCGCGCCGGAGGTCGTTTTTGACAGCGGCCTGCCCGTTTTGGGCATCTGCTATGGTCAGCAAACCATGTGCGCGCAACTGGGCGGCAAGGTGGAAGGCGGCCATCACCGGGAGTTCGGCCGTGCCTTCGTCGAAGTAGTCCGGCCTTCGGCGCTTTTTGAGGGGGTTTGGGAAGCCGGCGAAAGCCACCAGGTCTGGATGAGCCACGGCGACCGGGTAACGCAGCTGCCGAAGGGCTTTGAAGTTATCGCCGCTTCTCCCAATGCCCCCTATGCGGCAACGGCTGACGAGGCACGCCGCTATTATGCCGTCCAGTTTCATCCCGAAGTGGTGCACACGCCCGACGGCGCCAAGCTGATCTCCAATTTCGTGCACAAGATCGCCGGGCTCAAGGGCGACTGGACCATGGCTGCCTACAAGGAGCAGGCCATTGCCGCGATCCGTGATCAGGTGGGCAAGGGCAGGGTGATCTGCGGCCTTTCCGGCGGTGTCGATTCATCCGTTGCCGCACTTTTGATCCACGAGGCGGTGGGCGATCAGCTGACCTGCATCCTGGTCGACCACGGGCTGATGCGCAAGGACGAGGCGGCAGAGGTCGTTTCCATGTTCCGCGAACACTACAACATTCCGCTCGTCCATGTGGACGCTGCCGATACCTTTGTCGGTGCACTGGAAGGTGAAGCCGATCCGGAGGTAAAGCGCAAAACCATCGGCAAGCTCTTTATCGATGTCTTCGAGGAGGAAGCCAGGAAGCTCGGCGGTGCTGACTTTCTGGCCCAGGGCACGCTTTATCCGGACGTCATCGAAAGCGTCTCCTTTACCGGCGGGCCGTCGGTGACGATCAAGAGCCATCACAATGTGGGCGGCCTTCCCGAGCGCATGAACATGAAGCTGGTCGAGCCCCTGCGCGAACTCTTCAAGGACGAGGTCAGAGCTCTTGGCCGTGAGCTTGGTCTGCCTGACAGCTTCATCGGCCGGCATCCCTTTCCCGGACCTGGCCTCGCAATCCGCCTGCCGGGCGGAGTAACCCGTGAAAAAATCCGCATTCTTCAGGAAGCCGATGCCATCTATCTGGACGAGATCAGAAAAGCCGGCCTTTACGATGCCATCTGGCAGGCCTTTGCGGTTCTGCTGCCGGTCCAGACCGTCGGTGTCATGGGCGACGGGCGCACCTATGAATATGTCTGCGCACTTAGGGCGGTAACCTCCGTCGATGGCATGACGGCGGATTTCTATCACTACGACATGGAATTCCTGGGCAAGGCCGCCACCCGGATCATCAACGAAGTGCGCGGCATCAACCGCGTCGTCTATGACGTGACCTCCAAGCCGCCCGGCACCATCGAGTGGGAATAA
- a CDS encoding 2'-5' RNA ligase family protein has translation MQETQISLRFEPPPQHDLFYFALRPDGPAADAAVELARQCRRHNGLSGRPYDANRLHVSLCPAMSRRGPRKGDIATALRAAARVRVHGFDIGFDRLCAFGRGERRAIVLRCSSGASPASSLRRNLIRELVRSGLWWGRGKFTPHLTLLWDRSPVPEICLDAPICWTVRDFVLVRSLVGCSRHIDLGRWPLALPPM, from the coding sequence ATGCAGGAAACACAGATTTCCTTGCGGTTCGAACCGCCGCCACAGCACGACCTTTTCTATTTTGCTCTCCGCCCCGATGGTCCGGCTGCTGATGCGGCGGTGGAACTTGCGCGTCAGTGCCGGCGGCACAATGGCTTGTCCGGCCGACCCTATGACGCCAATCGGTTGCACGTGTCTTTGTGTCCGGCGATGTCCAGGCGCGGCCCCAGAAAGGGCGACATCGCCACCGCATTGCGTGCTGCGGCACGGGTGCGGGTACACGGTTTCGACATCGGTTTCGACCGGTTGTGCGCTTTCGGCAGGGGCGAGCGCCGGGCAATTGTGCTGCGCTGTAGTTCCGGCGCCAGTCCGGCTTCAAGCCTGCGCAGAAATCTGATCCGTGAATTGGTCAGGTCAGGGCTTTGGTGGGGGCGGGGAAAATTCACGCCCCACCTTACCTTGTTATGGGACCGCAGCCCCGTTCCTGAAATCTGCCTTGATGCGCCGATTTGCTGGACGGTAAGGGACTTTGTTCTGGTCAGGAGCCTTGTCGGTTGTAGCCGGCATATCGATCTGGGGCGTTGGCCGCTGGCCCTGCCGCCAATGTAG
- a CDS encoding cation:proton antiporter has translation MLTYTLILTILLAMFLYSLFSASISRSILTLPILFVAFGYGVSEPLRAAADPVLLHEGKRLLAEITLILVLFSDASHVQFKRIRECWQISARMLLIGLPLSIVLGAVTAMLLNPESGFAMALLTAALLTPTDAALGQPVVSNSAVPARLSQTINVESGLNDGLVLPFVLLGAILASAGMNEVHPDGLALSTLTQIVLGPVAGIAIGWGAARSMDWAQNRDLTAESAAGVVFLTTAFAAYILSSAIGGNGFIAAFAAGMTFGNTFRHDIRFISEFMEGVGLVLTMAAFLVFGAFLLPDGLAHASTKAVILALLFLTVVRMLPVFLSLAGTGLPVREKLFLGWFGPRGLASILFTLIILDEFELPNEPELLACVSMTVAVSVVLHGISATPLANRIGKQKD, from the coding sequence ATGCTGACCTATACGCTCATTTTGACCATCCTGCTGGCGATGTTTCTTTATTCGCTGTTCAGCGCATCGATCAGCCGAAGCATCTTGACGCTGCCGATCCTGTTTGTGGCTTTCGGTTATGGAGTATCAGAGCCCTTGCGTGCGGCCGCCGACCCGGTGCTGTTGCACGAAGGAAAGCGGCTTCTGGCGGAAATCACCCTCATCCTCGTGCTGTTTTCCGATGCCAGCCACGTGCAGTTCAAACGCATTCGCGAATGCTGGCAGATATCGGCACGCATGCTGTTGATCGGCCTGCCGCTGAGCATCGTGCTCGGTGCTGTGACCGCCATGCTGCTGAACCCTGAATCGGGATTTGCCATGGCGCTGCTCACGGCGGCGCTGCTTACCCCCACCGATGCGGCGCTGGGCCAGCCGGTGGTTTCCAATTCCGCGGTCCCGGCCAGATTGAGCCAGACGATCAATGTCGAAAGCGGGCTGAATGACGGCCTTGTGCTGCCCTTCGTTCTTCTGGGCGCCATTCTCGCATCGGCCGGAATGAACGAGGTACATCCTGACGGGCTTGCACTTTCCACGCTCACCCAGATCGTATTGGGACCGGTGGCCGGAATTGCCATTGGCTGGGGCGCTGCCCGTTCGATGGATTGGGCACAGAACCGTGACCTGACGGCAGAATCGGCTGCAGGCGTGGTGTTTCTTACCACGGCTTTCGCCGCCTACATTCTTTCGTCCGCCATCGGCGGCAACGGATTTATCGCCGCCTTTGCCGCCGGCATGACGTTCGGCAACACGTTCCGCCATGACATAAGGTTCATCTCCGAGTTCATGGAAGGCGTCGGCCTGGTCCTGACCATGGCCGCCTTTCTGGTATTCGGCGCGTTCCTGCTTCCCGATGGCCTTGCCCACGCATCGACCAAGGCAGTGATCCTCGCCCTGCTCTTTTTGACGGTCGTGCGCATGCTGCCAGTTTTCCTGTCTCTTGCCGGCACGGGGCTACCGGTAAGGGAGAAACTGTTTTTGGGCTGGTTCGGGCCGCGCGGGCTGGCTTCGATCCTGTTTACCCTCATCATCCTGGACGAATTCGAACTGCCCAATGAGCCGGAATTGCTCGCCTGCGTTTCCATGACCGTCGCAGTTTCGGTCGTCCTGCACGGCATCAGCGCCACACCCCTTGCCAATCGCATCGGCAAACAGAAAGACTGA
- the msrA gene encoding peptide-methionine (S)-S-oxide reductase MsrA: protein MTLQRAVLAGGCFWGMQDLIRKLPGVSRTRVGYTGGDVANATYRNHGTHAEGIEIWFDPEKTSYRELLEFFFQIHDPTTVNRQGNDTGMSYRSAIYYTDEEQKHIAEDTIADVNASGLWPGKVVTEVAPASDFWEAEPEHQDYLERYPNGYTCHFPRPGWVLPKRDAAE from the coding sequence ATGACCTTGCAACGTGCTGTACTGGCTGGTGGCTGCTTTTGGGGCATGCAGGACCTGATCCGCAAACTGCCTGGGGTGAGCCGGACACGGGTTGGCTATACTGGCGGCGATGTCGCCAACGCCACCTACCGCAATCATGGAACCCATGCCGAAGGCATTGAAATCTGGTTCGATCCGGAAAAGACCAGCTATCGCGAATTGCTGGAGTTCTTTTTCCAGATTCATGACCCGACGACCGTAAACCGGCAGGGCAATGACACGGGCATGAGCTACCGCTCCGCCATCTACTACACCGATGAGGAGCAAAAGCACATCGCCGAAGACACGATTGCCGATGTGAACGCATCCGGTCTGTGGCCCGGAAAAGTGGTCACCGAAGTGGCTCCGGCAAGTGATTTCTGGGAAGCTGAACCCGAGCATCAGGATTATCTGGAGCGCTATCCCAACGGCTATACGTGCCACTTCCCCCGCCCCGGCTGGGTTCTGCCCAAACGCGATGCTGCCGAATAG
- the msrB gene encoding peptide-methionine (R)-S-oxide reductase MsrB: MAYKKTDEAIARLTPEQHRVTQQNGTERPFTGEYDDHFEPGIYVDIVSGEPLFASSAKFNSGCGWPSFSKPIVKDNVNELRDTTHGMIRTEVRSTHGDSHLGHVFPDGPQEMGGLRYCINSASLRFIAKEKMETEGYGEYLDQVEEG, encoded by the coding sequence ATGGCCTACAAGAAAACCGACGAAGCAATTGCCCGCCTGACGCCCGAACAGCACCGGGTGACCCAGCAAAACGGCACCGAGCGCCCGTTCACCGGGGAATATGACGATCATTTCGAGCCCGGCATTTATGTGGACATCGTTTCCGGTGAGCCGCTGTTTGCCTCGTCGGCCAAGTTCAATTCCGGCTGTGGATGGCCGTCCTTCTCCAAACCCATCGTTAAGGACAACGTCAACGAACTGCGTGACACCACCCATGGAATGATCCGCACCGAGGTACGCTCAACCCATGGCGACAGTCATCTGGGTCATGTCTTTCCCGATGGACCGCAGGAGATGGGCGGGCTGCGCTATTGCATCAATTCAGCCTCGCTGCGCTTCATTGCGAAAGAAAAAATGGAAACGGAAGGCTATGGCGAGTATCTTGACCAGGTGGAGGAAGGATAA